CTTGTGTATTTTGTGGAAGCTCCGAGGGCGTTTTGATCTTTTTAAGGCTTAGAGATAGTTTGATTGAGACTTATTGAGTTCCAGGTTGAGGGgcctcaaatttaaatttcgATGGTTTCATTGAATCTGAAACGTCGAATTTAATACgattgcatatatggtttgtgtttaGGATTTCGAACGTATCCCGAAGGTCATTTTAGAGACTTTTGTGACTTGATAAATTTTTGGGTTGCTAATAGCTCGAGCCTTCGCTAAAAGCGAAGGGGGCGTCGCTTTAGCGACGTCCACTTAAGCATGGTACCCACCACTCTAGCGAACAGGGGCACTTACGCAGGGTTCGCTTAAGTGAACCTCTGCGAAAGCGAACCCCGAGTCTCTTAAGCGATATTTGAGAGGGCTTTAGTCGGGTTTTGAGCCTTTTTACTCTATTTTTGAGTTCTTTAGCATGGGATAGGCGAATTGAAAGTGGATTTTTGCGTGGAATCAATTGGGTAAGTTATTTTAACTTGTATCATTCATAACCCAATGATTAATCCTTGATTTTAACATCGAATCAatgattttaatttcaaaaattggAGGTTTTGTTTAAGAACTTGAGTATTGGTAAAATGGTGATTTCAAATTGATTTTAACTCCGTTTTTGGATTGGTTTTCACTAGTAGATGCCTAATATTTTGAAGAACAATTTCATCTAAAAATTTCCAGATTTAGACCGTATTTTCGAAATTGAATATTTGATCCATTTTGATTCTTTTTCTCGAATTTCATGTTTTTGGTGTCTTTGGACTCgaattttgattgtgaatcaTTAGTTGACTAGATTGTGGTGTTTTAGAGCACAATCGGAAAGGAAAGTCTCACGTTGATTGATTGATCGTGATTTTGGCTAAGgcaaatgaatttttaaaattttgtaaatcttgtagattacttgaacttgcttTCGATTAGGTGTTGGGGTGAAATGGAAATAGGGTTTGTGATGATAATTACATGAATTGTGCTAAATGAAAGATCGGGGTAATCAAAAGGACTTATATACTATGATTTAATCGAATATATGAACTCATTGACTTGAAATTGATATGAAACTTGATAAAACACTATGATAGCCTAAGTGTGATTATGAATTGATGAAATTGTCACTTGCTCATCGTTGAATTTGAGAATTGACTTAGATATACTTGATCACTGATTGATTCTAAATGTGATGAAAGGGGCATTGAGATAGAGACTTGATGACTTATATAATGTAAATGATGTAATTATTGATgttgatatattattgatagtgtgacGTGAAATTCATTGATATGAATTGCATTGTGGCTGCGAACACtatcatttctctcattttgtgTGAACATGCTTATTTGCGTTGATTCTAGAACACAGTGATAAGACTCGATTGAGACTTATGTCGATGAGAAATAATTCTGGCGGATTCATATTGAAAGGAAAATAGGGATCGGGCCACACTACCGTGGCGGGAGTACTTTATGATAGAGATAGGATCAGGCCACATGTTCGTGGTGGATACATGGTCCTTATGAGGCCCCTATGGATTCCAGTTTGTTATACAGCGGATGGGTGTCAttaggatagacatgcatcatcatTCATGACATTACATTGTATCACATTGCATCTTATTTGTCATCGTAAAATTGTGTATATACCCTGTGTTCTGAGATTGATTTATTGAGGCTGATATGACTTATTCGATGATTATTGagtattgatgatctatttgcGATATGAACTATGTAGAGTAGATTGGGATGATTTTCTGTGCAAGTTGTAGTTAAAATGAGTTTTAGTATCTGCTAGATTTATCTGGTTTTATTAGTTTgcttgttgagtaccgtgttggttggtactcactccttacttctacacttgtgtaggttctgaacTCGAACAGTGAGTATTCACTTTTCTGATCAACTTAGGCTTTcgagagattgagagaggtaGCTATTGACATCCGTTTGACTATCTTATTCCTATATTTTATGCTTTGCTCTACTTGAGAGTCAAAGACatatttgagacttgtatttacaTTCCAGTTTTGCTTTAGCGGCTTGTATTTACATTCTACTTTTGCTTTTGGTTTATTTATGTACCTATTTAAACTGTTTCCTCTTTAATTTttgtaaatattgaattttaggctgacttgtctggtAGAAAAAgacaagtgtcatcacacccgaattcggaTACGACAATAGCAATCTTTTTGCCATTATCTTCTTCCTTATAATGTGATAGAGAGCCGCTTCTTCATCTATCTTTTTTTCTAGAGTTTGAACTCCAATATTTTCCCCAAGTTTTCAAACTCCAAGAGTTTCCTTTTTATCATTTTCGAGTTATATTCCACAAGTTCATAAATATAGTAATCCTTTTAGTTATTCAATTGAATATCTAAGTCCACGACTTGTGATGGAAGAGCACTAGTCAATGGatgtctatttttattttggcataatacataaatatgcctTTTAGTTTTgtcttatttcatatttatgcCCTCCAATTTTGGGTGTGCATAAGTAGacatttaaacttgtataaaattaaataagtacTGGACATACGTGTCCTACGTGACACAGTACACGTAGGATACAAAATTTCCATGTAGGATGTCATGTAGGAcaaatgtgtctatttgttcaaatttttgatagttaaagtgtctacttgtgcactagTAAAATTAGAGGACTTAGTTGTCAGCTGAAGTCAAGTTAAgggtcatatttatgtattatgtctttTGTTTCGgagaagggcctaaaatgcccctcAACTATTTGAATTGGTACAAAATTACCCTCCATCCACCTTTCCGTCTCAAAACACCCTTGACGTCAATCTTTTGGCTCAATAATACCCTCGATATTAACCATTTAGTTCATATTTGCCCTTATTTTTATCAGCTTCCCTAAagtataattattaaatatttatttattatgttatcTAATCtgattggtccaaatttaaattcttcttaaataaataataaaaactacATATGATCCATATTTTGACACGATAtgcttgaaaataatattcaaaaaattattaatttcatgatatCTTCCTATTTGGCCGATTTTAAATCAATTCATGATTTATTATAACCCCCTCATAATTAGGGATCCAACTAAAATCAATACTTGCCCGTCTAATTgtccttttaaattttttattatgttgattaATATAAAATCTTCTATCAATTATCCACATATATTGttcatttcctcttttttttttcttttttaaaatttattattcataattaaaatatcaagtgCTCAAACTTGAAATGAAATTATATGTTCATATTCATTTAATTTGTATCATTATCATGATGGGGatatgagaaaaaataatttcattcttttattttgaatattgGATGCACACAATATACGTACATAACTGCATAATTAAATCATCTTCTATTGaactaattatttctatatGAATTTTTCTGCtattttcctctcttttttccCCTTGTTTTgtcataagttaaaaaaataattaaaataatggaCAAGACCCAAAAAAGAAAGTGGCGTAGAGAGTAGAGGActaacttttttatttatttttaatttactatGAAATCCAAAATTAGGCCAATCATATGAGCTCatatattaagtaattttaaattattttaatgaaaaagcCTAAAATATCCTTAAACTATGAGATTTGGTACAATATTTCCCTTCATCCACCTTATGAGTGTGGACCGTTAAaaataagggtatttttgagtcaAAATGTTGACGTTAGGGGTATTTTGGAGCCAAAAGATAGATGGAGGTAGTTTTTTACCAATTCAAATAGTTGAGGGGCATTTGAGGCCCTTCTCCGCTTTTGTTTTACTATGTATActtaaacatatataatatattagcATTTGGTTATGTCCTTTTGTAATCACGTAtaacatacaaaaaaaaactagGATTATACAGAGAAAGCCTAGTCTTACATTATTTTTATTGCAATCAACAATACGATtaagattataataataattaacataCATATTGTTTTATACATCACATGAGAGAACAAGAATAGACATTATCATCATTAAACAAGTTACTAACTTTGTCATCTCCTCTATGAGTTATAGGCAGAGTACCATGCTTGTCACTGGCATTATAACCATGTCTCCAATAATTGTAACTCTCTTTGTACTCTGTTGTTGTAtctttgaaataattatttgatgatGTGAAATATAGAGGTGGATTTGGATATGGCCAGAATTCTGCCCTCTTTCCTGCTCTTCTCACTGCTTTTAGCACCTTTTTTCGATCGACGTATCCCATTACTGTCACCTTTTCCATCTCTACCTCTATCTCTATCGAGTCCACCCCTGTTATATATGCGCTTATTATTGtacatttaagaaaattatagATTTGTCACGGaatatttgatatataattGTATACGGAATAAATTATTGTGAAATACATGTACATGTGTTTCATAATTTTGTCACAAATTTGTGAGGGAAATGAGGCCGTCACAAATTTGTGAGGGGCATGTGAATCATAATACTTAGTCCaattaatttatagatttgTCACGGAATAGTTGTGAGTTGTGACAGAATTTCCTAAAAAGATTATGGCATACTATGTAGAATGTATCAAAATTCTATTTaattttgtgatcttaaacatgttatgtgagaagttagaattaaagaattgtaaaaaaatagacattttttctttttatcaaacggataaaaaaaaataaaattaattaaaacggagagactatatatatatatatattgaatttgTGCATACCTCTAAGCTTAAGGATAGCGTCTTTGACAATTCTTTCGCAACCAGGGCAACACATCCTTACTTTGAGTTCCACAGTCTGTAAAATAAATCAAGATTTAACAATTCTCACAATTATCCTTTGATTTGTAAATTGTACTTCCTCTATCCGACTCAAATTATCTAACGTTATTCAACAATATTTAAGGTTCTTAGCATTGAATTTATTATACTAGGTCCAGATGAATTCATACTATGTAAGTATAGTCATTTGATCAACATATTAATTCTCTTTAGAGTTTAAGTTATAAAAATCATGTAAAGAACTTTTCCTATAATTATTAGCTTTCATAAACGGTAATATTTTGTAATCTTAAAATAAGACATGTTATTAGCTACTAATGTTTCCATTATTGTgcgtagtttttttttttttttgatacattCTAACATGCATCTTTACAATAAAGTTGGATAGGAAAATCAGGTGAACTCATTTCCAGGTTGAACTGATGAAAAGGTAGAGAAAAcgaaaggaaaaggaaaagaataaaggaagaagaaagacCAAATTAAAAGGGTATTGAAAGTGAAACCTGCAAAGAAAGTGGTCGACCCCTaggcatgttgttgttgttgatgactTTATTATGGTTGTCTTTAATTGATGAAGATGATATTTGTAAAGCAGAGAGATCCAACAGTACCAAATAGTTTCTGAATTAGACTTCCCATTGCTTGACTATTTATATTGACAATGACATAGGTAACTCATAAAAAGGACCAACAAGAATTGTGATAAAATGATAAGTACTTTTTCATCTTTAATTAGAGATTTTGGGTTCGAGTTCCTGGGTACAGAGTTACATTTGTTAGGGAGCGTTTCACCTCCCAATGCAGGACTTTCCGACATGAATTCAAATTTAGTCGGACTCCAATATGGATACCGAATACCggatgaaaaatcaaaaaaaaaaacctagtcATGTTAGGTAATGGAGACTTAGTCAAGTAAATTATATAAAGGTATTTTTTCTTGGGTTCCAGTCCTGGTAATGGAGAAAATCATGTTAGGAGCGCTGTAATGTGCAATCTAAATTTAATCAGGTTTCAACATAAACAACGGAGATGGGATGAGAAATCCCCCAAAAAGGATATGCAATTTGTAAGGTATGTTTCCTCCAAATTTCTCTGTAATGCGTAATACAAATTTAATTGAGTTCCAATATAGTTAACGGACACCAGATGAGACaccaataaaaaaagaagacatAGTCAagtaaataatataaaagtatgttttttcactacaccaaaaataatttttagcgaCAATTAATTAACGACAATAGTTTAATTActgctaaatatgttttttaaagGCAACTACTAATGACGATTACATTTTAGCACTCTTTGTAAATGCCCTTAAGTCTGTAGTGACACTGAATCCAATGAAAATTAAATAATGTTGGTAAAAAATTAGCACCCTTTATAAATGTGCATATTTATTGccgttaaaaattatttttattatagtaTCTGATGAGATAATCAGACATTTAACATGATATATATTTACCATAGTCAGGCATAGTCTATTGTATGAGTTTCACTATCACTCATTATCAtaaagaattttcatatttggctttttaaaaaaatcagttTCACGCGTAATTACGTGTTGAAGAAATAGTTAATTAAACTAAGAGTATACTTTTGCTAACCAAAGAATTAAGGCATCTCTCCCCTAAGTTCCAATCTCTTGATTAGCACATCAATTAAGCAAACAAACGTTGTGCAGTTGCCTGAAAAATGGCAATCCTCTTCACTTTTTAGTAATTTTCCAATTGATTATTGGCATGTGGGTGTTAATCTGCTATGTTTCTTTACATAATATTCTACTTTTCTAAATGAAGAGAATGGCATCTATAAACTTGAAGCATGGGGTCAAGCCAAATGGCTGCTGACACTGAAAAGTAAAAAGGAATACCAAGACCTAGAAAATGGAATAGGCTAAGCAAAGTACAAATTAGACTTTATCGACTTATTTCATAtcgtatttctttttttctttattttcatatttgatgTCTGATATACGCATTAAAGTTTCAACTTATTTAGATCAACATTATGTAGGGTccatttgaaagaaaaaagtattctaaccaaaaaaaaaaatagttacaatttgaatttgaaacctctaaataaaaatagaggAATAATCGTATTCATTCTAACACGACCATTATCGATAAGTACAAAAGGTCTTTTGATGCAAAGGAAATTAAACAAATATTCCAAATATCTCCTTTTCGTTTTGATCTGATCATCATCTTGTGTAAgctttttttaattatgatacCAAGCATGCACCATGATAAACCAGTAATACATTATCAAAGGTTCTATTCCCCACCTCTCTATTTTTCTCCCTCCACACACACTGTTTTGTCTTTGATTCCTTTTAAAAGGGATAATattcttttatatttaaaaattgttaGAAATACATTATATTATGGATGTCTATTAAGTATTTTGAAACTTCCTGAATAAGTTTACAATCAAGTAAGTAGTTTATATATACAACTTGCAATCAACTCCTGAAAAGCGTGGTAGTAATTTCTCCTAGTTTGCATTTTGCAATCATGTTGGTAGCTTCCAAGTAACTTAAGCAGACaactttttaaaaagttttacaACAGCTTTCTAAAAGGTTAAATTTCACATATGATCACCTAATTATCACTTGTTTCCACAAAAATCACTTGACTATCTATtctaacataaaaatcactaaaCTTTGAGATCTAACTAAAAAGTCACAAAGCCGGTAAATGCTAAACTTTGTGATGCTaactcttctttttttgaaaaaaataactaataaataaaaattcaactaaAAAGTTCTGATACGGTCCGAtccaaaactcaaactcatatgaagaaagtaaaatattaaaagaatggaATATAACATCGTTTTCCCTTTTAATTAAGTAAAACTTTTTGAACGGGTTAATCAGAATTCGGAGCTGTGAAGGATCTGTGCCCTACACAAAAAGAAACTTAGTAACTTTTTAGTTAGTATCTCAAAGTTTAGTCACTTATCTGTTAGAAAAGAAAGTTAAGTGATTTTTGTAACAAAAAGTGCTAATTACGTGATTAAATTTCCCCCTTCTTAAAAAAAACAACTAgcaacaacttttttttttacaggTAAGTGTAATGaacctgaaggtcatttttggtaatttttgcaaaataactattttatttCTCTCAGTAATTGTTCTGAGTCATGATCGATCAATTCTAGAAGATATTTTTGcgaaattctttgaaaaattgagtttttggaagttttgagACTTTAATGGtttaaagtgttcaaaagtgatTTTTGGTACCAATCGGAGCTACGagtttcggaatgaaatttcgTCAATTCTATCAGCTCCAGAATGTGAAATttgatctaggagagttgaaggaattagatttggagttgtaacgtGGATTTGAGGATTATACCAAAGGAAAAATGGTTTCGGCGATTGATATTTATGCCGAAGAAAAATGGTTCTTGTGGATACATGATCTATGTATGGCCCACATGGGTTCCGACCTGTTAGTCAGCGAACATGTATCATAAAGACAAATATGCATCACTATACGTGGCATTGCATTACACTAcattgcatcatacatcttttgtCATTGGTGGATTGTGTTTACTCCTGATATTCTCGTGGCTTATACTATTGATTAGTGTGATTTGACTGAGATTTAAGTTATActgttgatatatatgtatacttgTAATGTTAGAACTGTTAGACTGGACTGATTTTCTATACAGGTTATAGTTTGAGGGGTTTGGTTGGTATGATAAGAGTACTTGTATTCTATTTAGATTTACTTCGTCTTAGTTGTTTGCTTGCTGGGTACCGTGTTGTTGGTACTCACTCATTGCTAATTACATTTGTGTAGGTTTCGAGCCCGTATAGTGATCcagttttctttctttcatccGAGGCTTATTAgaggagacttgagaggtagttgttcaATGCCGGCGATCTCCCTTGTTCctctttacttttactttgttctattctaGTGACAAAGACTTTGAAACTtgtatttatttctattattgttatattaaaggcttgtacatgtgacaaccagttcTTTGGTGATATTGTAGTTGATTATGACTTCCGCTTTTATATACTATCTATCTATTGTAAACTGTTTCcgcattattttttaaaattatttagtttaggctgacttatctggTGGGAATAGATAAGTGCCATCACACTTGATTTGGAATTGTGATAGGAATCTTGATTAATTCATTTGtgcatcagttgaaagtgaaaTAATATATAATCTACCTGTCTATCtcaatttgttttattttactttcttGGTAAGCTTTATTTTATGTTGCGTTATCAACATGAAATTTTGCTCAGACAAATATTTTCGAAAGACTAAAGGTAtggattttttttctataaatctTAATAAACATGAATTTTACAGTCTTATATATATCGACAAAAACTATCTAACTTGGGTGGTAGATGATGAAATTCATCTTAAGACGATGAATCTAGCAAATGTCATTAAAGATTAAAATCAGGCATCAAAACAAGATTCATTACCTTGATGAATGCTTAAAAATGACATATGTCGCTGTCAAATTGTAGAATAACTTGAAAgacatatataataataaccTGAAGATGATCGTGATGTCACAAATACATTATGACTGGATTCATTTAAGGATACAAATTTTAAATCGATTAGTGAGTACAATTCTTTCATgtataaaatatgtaaaaaaaataaaaaaatcactgATCATGATATGCAGGAGAAAACAGTCTCCATTTTTCCTCTCTTAATTATGCTCTTATAGCAGCAACCAGCAATACCAAAAAATGAGATTCAGAAATTATTGTGAACTAATTTTACATCTTATCGTGGCTAGCCAACTTaatgaactttatgaaaaattatgaaaatcgATCAACCTATCAATTCTATTTCATTTTCTGAAATGAATGAGAAAGACTTTCACCAATCTATGAATGAAAAAGGTTGTAGCCCCAGTTGTGCTCATAATTGTGATCCGGAAGAAATTCTAATAATGATGGTTGTCTTGCaccaaataatataaaaagaagaatgaAAAGTATGAAGCAATGCAAAaacaaaaatccaaaaaaaaattctatcaatGTGGAGAAAAAGGGAGTAGGTCAAGTACCCATTGTACGCCAAAGCACGTGGTTAAGCTCTATCAAGAATCTCTAAAGATGATAGATTATAAATTGGAGCAAGTTTTATTTATGAAGATAATGTCGAGCTCATGTATCTAGATGTAGCAGATTTATTTCAATATCCTACTAAAAAAATAGATCATCTGATTAGTgaaaaacataaatattttcattttgcTATTTGCATTAGCTAGTATGGTCATGTTTTCATGGTCCTGTAAATTAAGTTTATGCAATGTCTCGTTTCGTAATAAATTTACTATAATGTTCACATTATCTATATCTTTCCATCGTgaagaatatgaaaatttctcaaattttattttgatcaatTATAAAGATATTTGTGTGATTGACAATTGAAcaatatatctttttttaacCCCTTTTAGGAGCTCCCACCTTTTTCGTTTCTTTGGTGACTTGAACTCACAATCTTCAGGGTGAAAGTGAGGGGTGTATACCATCTGAGCAACTCCCTCTTATTAATGGAACAACACACCATATGCAAATATGAGAATTATTATTCTTACTTGTttaaagaaaagcaaatgtttctacaatttttgataatttaaaattgatcgaaggcaccaaaaaaattattatatttttgccTAGTGGAAGTGAAGTTGTTATAGTATATGTTGTTCTCATCCAAATTCTCAAGAtacttgttaagttttatagATTTCGTcaaaataaatatcatattGAGATAATAAACGAAATGAATATTGAAATTTTTGGTATTATCAAGAatgtatcaaatcaaaaatacattttaaagaAATTGTTAACTTGTCTTCTGTATAGCTGAAGCACACTCTATCGAAAATCAAAAAATTGTTGATTCAAATACTTTTGTATTTTTGTCATGATTGAATGAGTTATTTTGAATCAATAATGATAaaacaaattattgaaatttaaatGGACATCCAATAAAGAACCTAAAGATTCTTACAAGTgaagaattttcatgtgctaGTTGTCAAGGCAAGTTGATTACTAAATCACCAATGAAGGTTGACACTAAATCTCCTATTTTTTAGAACGTATACAGGAGGATACATGTAGACCTATT
This Solanum dulcamara chromosome 1, daSolDulc1.2, whole genome shotgun sequence DNA region includes the following protein-coding sequences:
- the LOC129872950 gene encoding heavy metal-associated isoprenylated plant protein 30-like; this translates as MPRGRPLSLQTVELKVRMCCPGCERIVKDAILKLRGVDSIEIEVEMEKVTVMGYVDRKKVLKAVRRAGKRAEFWPYPNPPLYFTSSNNYFKDTTTEYKESYNYWRHGYNASDKHGTLPITHRGDDKVSNLFNDDNVYSCSLM